A stretch of the Vigna radiata var. radiata cultivar VC1973A chromosome 7, Vradiata_ver6, whole genome shotgun sequence genome encodes the following:
- the LOC106765735 gene encoding protein POLLEN DEFECTIVE IN GUIDANCE 1, whose protein sequence is MTHRSAAPLAAEPPQPQPSLFNSLPHRKKKRKRKVAGPTTSTSVSSETSFANDPDQFKNRIYDAAVECDQEPKSEQSIATYPLVELRQRSVKVGESLGNSVVTAVDTGNAKEVCDAKEVCSIAAATSETAESLELKRVLEDDSISNKSPMSYFFEKVYYGNSVWSTTTIGDEKGRERVYDTIFRLPWRCELLIDVGFFVCFNSFLSLLTVMPTRMLMAVWRLLKTRKFKRPSTIEFSDFSCFLILACGVTVLQQIDISLIYHMIRGQATIKLYVIYNVLEIFDKLCQNFIGDVLQMLFHSAEELARCPPETQSMRFWIWRFISDQVLAVVTSIVHSVILLVQAITLSACIVSHYNALPALLVSNNFAEIKSYVFKGYSKDNVHSMVYSDSIERFHISAFVLFVLAQNILEAEGPWFISFINNILLVYLFEMAIDVIKHSFISKFNNISPIAYSEFLEVLCKQTLHMQTEDAKKKLTFVPLAPACVVIRVLAPVYAANLPCNSFSWRLSWILLFSAITYIMLTSLKVLIGMVLQKHARWYVNRCQRRKHHLHAD, encoded by the exons ATGACACACCGCAGCGCCGCGCCACTCGCAGCGGAACCACCGCAACCCCAACCTTCACTGTTCAATTCGCTTCCTCACCGCAAGAAGAAGCGCAAGCGCAAAGTCGCCGGTCCCACCACTTCCACTTCCGTTTCCTCTGAAACCAGCTTCGCCAATGATCCCGACCAGTTCAAGAATCGCATTTATGACGCAGCTGTTGAGTGCGATCAGGAACCTAAATCGGAACAGAGCATAGCCACTTATCCTTTGGTGGAGCTAAGGCAGAGAAGCGTGAAAGTTGGCGAGAGTTTGGGAAATTCGGTGGTTACGGCTGTCGATACAGGTAATGCAAAGGAAGTTTGTGATGCAAAGGAAGTTTGTTCGATTGCAGCGGCAACATCGGAGACGGCGGAGTCGTTGGAGTTAAAGCGTGTTTTGGAAGATGATTCTATCT CGAACAAGTCACCCATGTCATACTTTTTTGAGAAAGTGTACTATGGAAATTCTGTGTGGAGCACAACAACTATTGGGGATGAAAAGGGACGAGAAAGAGTTTATGACACTATCTTCCGCTTGCCATGGAGATGCGAATTG CTTATAGATGTTGGTTTCTTTGTCTGCTTCAATTCATTTCTGTCATTGTTAACTGTCATGCCCACTAGGATGCTGATGGCCGTTTGGAGGCTTCTGAAAACAAG GAAGTTCAAAAGGCCATCTACAATTGAGTTTTCAGATTTTAGCTGTTTTCTTATTTTGGCTTGTGGAGTCACTGTTTTGCAGCAAATAG ATATCAGCTTAATATATCATATGATCCGTGGTCAAGCAACAATCAAGTTGTATGTGATCTACAATGTGTTAGAG atatttgataaattatgtCAAAATTTTATTGGGGATGTGCTGCAAATGCTATTTCATTCAGCAGAAGAGCTTGCAAGATGCCCCCCTGAAACACAAAGTATGAGATTCTGGATATGGAGATTTATTTCTGACCAAGTTTTAGCCGTTGTTACTTCAA TTGTTCATTCTGTTATCTTATTAGTTCAGGCAATCACTTTATCAGCCTGTATTGTTTCTCACTACAATGCCCTGCCAGCCTTGCTGGTGTCCAATAATTTTGCTGAGATAAAAAGCTATGTGTTTAAGGGATATAGTAAGGATAATGTTCACAGTATGGTGTACTCTG ATTCCATAGAGAGATTCCATATATCAGCATTTGTCTTATTTGTTTTGGCTCAAAATATTCTGGAAGCAGAAGGACCCTGGTTTATAAGCTTTATCAat AATATCCTCTTGGTTTATCTGTTTGAGATGGCTATAGATGTGATCAAACATTCATTCATTTccaaattcaacaacatttcacCCATTGCATATTCTGAGTTTCTTGAAGTCCTATGTAAACag ACTCTACATATGCAAACTGAGGATGCAAAAAAAAAGTTGACTTTTGTCCCTCTTGCTCCAGCGTGTGTG GTCATTCGAGTTCTGGCTCCAGTTTATGCTGCTAACCTTCCTTGCAATTCCTTTTCATGGAGGCTATCTTGGATTCTGTTATTTTCGGCAATAACCTACATTATGCTAACAAGCCTCAAGGTTCTAATTGGCATGGTTCTACAGAAGCATGCCAGATGGTATGTTAATCGCTGTCAAAGGAGGAAGCATCATCTTCATGCAGATTAA
- the LOC106767361 gene encoding uncharacterized protein LOC106767361 isoform X1: MGKSILKMKQLPFMVVVCTVMLFVVYRTLKYQYYEEEIDKRRSFLGEQEAYPGTSGNLKGLPRGIIQDTSDFELRPLWSPSSLRSKVSVYSDRHLLAIPVGMKQKHNVDVMVQKFLPENFTIILFHYDANMDGWWDLSWSSKAIHIIAPNQTKWWFAKRFLHPDIVSIYDYIFLWDEDLGVEHFSPSRYIEIVKEEGLEISQPALDPDSGHIHHKITVRARTKKVHRRVYELRGNTRCSEASTGPPCTGFVEGMAPVFSRSAWDCTWHLIQNDLVHGWGLDMKIGYCAQGDRTQNVGVVDEEYVVHKGIPSLGGSGDETAKVLSRGRPTPRHGASAFDERIEIRRQSTWEFEVFKGRWNKAIAADKSWVDPFTSDRKRLRHRKKKNHFS, from the exons ATG GGGAAATCAATTTTGAAGATGAAGCAACTTCCTTTTATGGTAGTTGTTTGTACAGtaatgttgtttgttgtgtATAGGACTTTAAAGTATCAATATTACGAAGAAGAG ATAGACAAAAGGCGGAGTTTCCTGGGAGAACAAGAG GCATATCCTGGTACTTCGGGAAATCTGAAGGGCTTACCCCGAGGTATAATACAAGATACTTCAGATTTTGAGTTGAGGCCTTTATGGTCTCCAAGTAGTTTGAGGTCAAAG GTTAGTGTTTACTCCGATCGCCACTTGCTTGCAATTCCAGTTGGtatgaaacaaaaacataatgtaGATGTCATGGTGCAAAAG TTTCTTCcagaaaattttacaattattttattccatTATGATGCCAATATGGATGGATGGTGGGATCTTAGTTGGAGTAGCAAGGCCATACACATAATTGCTCCAAACCAAACAAAGTG GTGGTTTGCTAAAAGATTTCTACATCCAGATATAGTTTCTATTTATGATTACATCTTTCTCTGGGATGAGGACTTAGGGGTGGAGCATTTTTCTCCATCAAG aTACATTGAAATTGTGAAGGAAGAAGGATTGGAGATATCTCAACCAGCTCTTGACCCAGATTCTGGACACATACATCATAAAATTACAGTTAGAGCTAGAACAAAGAAAGTTCATAG AAGAGTCTATGAACTCAGAGGCAATACTAGGTGTTCAGAGGCAAGTACAGGGCCTCCATGCACTGG GTTTGTGGAAGGTATGGCTCCTGTTTTCTCTCGATCTGCCTGGGATTGTACTTGGCATCTTATACAG aaTGACCTTGTCCATGGATGGGGATTGGATATGAAAATAGGATATTGTGCTCAG GGAGATCGCACACAAAATGTGGGAGTTGTTGATGAGGAATATGTTGTTCACAAGGGAATACCAAGTCTGGGTGGCAGTGGGGATGAAACAGCTAAA GTTTTGAGTCGTGGAAGGCCAACTCCG AGACACGGTGCCTCGGCCTTTGATGAGCGAATTGAG ATAAGAAGACAGTCAACGTGGGAATTTGAAGTATTCAAAGGCCGGTGGAATAAAGCTATAGCTGCAGACAAAAGCTGGGTTGATCCATTTACCAGTGATAGAAAACGCTTGAGacataggaagaaaaagaatcaCTTTTCTTAA
- the LOC106767361 gene encoding uncharacterized protein LOC106767361 isoform X3, with the protein MGKSILKMKQLPFMVVVCTVMLFVVYRTLKYQYYEEEIDKRRSFLGEQEAYPGTSGNLKGLPRGIIQDTSDFELRPLWSPSSLRSKVSVYSDRHLLAIPVGMKQKHNVDVMVQKFLPENFTIILFHYDANMDGWWDLSWSSKAIHIIAPNQTKWWFAKRFLHPDIVSIYDYIFLWDEDLGVEHFSPSRYIEIVKEEGLEISQPALDPDSGHIHHKITVRARTKKVHRRVYELRGNTRCSEASTGPPCTGFVEGMAPVFSRSAWDCTWHLIQNDLVHGWGLDMKIGYCAQGDRTQNVGVVDEEYVVHKGIPSLGGSGDETAKVLSRGRPTPRHGASAFDERIE; encoded by the exons ATG GGGAAATCAATTTTGAAGATGAAGCAACTTCCTTTTATGGTAGTTGTTTGTACAGtaatgttgtttgttgtgtATAGGACTTTAAAGTATCAATATTACGAAGAAGAG ATAGACAAAAGGCGGAGTTTCCTGGGAGAACAAGAG GCATATCCTGGTACTTCGGGAAATCTGAAGGGCTTACCCCGAGGTATAATACAAGATACTTCAGATTTTGAGTTGAGGCCTTTATGGTCTCCAAGTAGTTTGAGGTCAAAG GTTAGTGTTTACTCCGATCGCCACTTGCTTGCAATTCCAGTTGGtatgaaacaaaaacataatgtaGATGTCATGGTGCAAAAG TTTCTTCcagaaaattttacaattattttattccatTATGATGCCAATATGGATGGATGGTGGGATCTTAGTTGGAGTAGCAAGGCCATACACATAATTGCTCCAAACCAAACAAAGTG GTGGTTTGCTAAAAGATTTCTACATCCAGATATAGTTTCTATTTATGATTACATCTTTCTCTGGGATGAGGACTTAGGGGTGGAGCATTTTTCTCCATCAAG aTACATTGAAATTGTGAAGGAAGAAGGATTGGAGATATCTCAACCAGCTCTTGACCCAGATTCTGGACACATACATCATAAAATTACAGTTAGAGCTAGAACAAAGAAAGTTCATAG AAGAGTCTATGAACTCAGAGGCAATACTAGGTGTTCAGAGGCAAGTACAGGGCCTCCATGCACTGG GTTTGTGGAAGGTATGGCTCCTGTTTTCTCTCGATCTGCCTGGGATTGTACTTGGCATCTTATACAG aaTGACCTTGTCCATGGATGGGGATTGGATATGAAAATAGGATATTGTGCTCAG GGAGATCGCACACAAAATGTGGGAGTTGTTGATGAGGAATATGTTGTTCACAAGGGAATACCAAGTCTGGGTGGCAGTGGGGATGAAACAGCTAAA GTTTTGAGTCGTGGAAGGCCAACTCCG AGACACGGTGCCTCGGCCTTTGATGAGCGAATTGAG TGA
- the LOC106767361 gene encoding uncharacterized protein LOC106767361 isoform X2 — translation MVYIYMARALPFVAGGSYIAPALPLIDKRRSFLGEQEAYPGTSGNLKGLPRGIIQDTSDFELRPLWSPSSLRSKVSVYSDRHLLAIPVGMKQKHNVDVMVQKFLPENFTIILFHYDANMDGWWDLSWSSKAIHIIAPNQTKWWFAKRFLHPDIVSIYDYIFLWDEDLGVEHFSPSRYIEIVKEEGLEISQPALDPDSGHIHHKITVRARTKKVHRRVYELRGNTRCSEASTGPPCTGFVEGMAPVFSRSAWDCTWHLIQNDLVHGWGLDMKIGYCAQGDRTQNVGVVDEEYVVHKGIPSLGGSGDETAKVLSRGRPTPRHGASAFDERIEIRRQSTWEFEVFKGRWNKAIAADKSWVDPFTSDRKRLRHRKKKNHFS, via the exons ATGGTGTACATTTACATGGCCCGAGCTTTACCCTTCGTAGCAGGTGGCAGCTACATTGCCCCAGCCTTACCCTTG ATAGACAAAAGGCGGAGTTTCCTGGGAGAACAAGAG GCATATCCTGGTACTTCGGGAAATCTGAAGGGCTTACCCCGAGGTATAATACAAGATACTTCAGATTTTGAGTTGAGGCCTTTATGGTCTCCAAGTAGTTTGAGGTCAAAG GTTAGTGTTTACTCCGATCGCCACTTGCTTGCAATTCCAGTTGGtatgaaacaaaaacataatgtaGATGTCATGGTGCAAAAG TTTCTTCcagaaaattttacaattattttattccatTATGATGCCAATATGGATGGATGGTGGGATCTTAGTTGGAGTAGCAAGGCCATACACATAATTGCTCCAAACCAAACAAAGTG GTGGTTTGCTAAAAGATTTCTACATCCAGATATAGTTTCTATTTATGATTACATCTTTCTCTGGGATGAGGACTTAGGGGTGGAGCATTTTTCTCCATCAAG aTACATTGAAATTGTGAAGGAAGAAGGATTGGAGATATCTCAACCAGCTCTTGACCCAGATTCTGGACACATACATCATAAAATTACAGTTAGAGCTAGAACAAAGAAAGTTCATAG AAGAGTCTATGAACTCAGAGGCAATACTAGGTGTTCAGAGGCAAGTACAGGGCCTCCATGCACTGG GTTTGTGGAAGGTATGGCTCCTGTTTTCTCTCGATCTGCCTGGGATTGTACTTGGCATCTTATACAG aaTGACCTTGTCCATGGATGGGGATTGGATATGAAAATAGGATATTGTGCTCAG GGAGATCGCACACAAAATGTGGGAGTTGTTGATGAGGAATATGTTGTTCACAAGGGAATACCAAGTCTGGGTGGCAGTGGGGATGAAACAGCTAAA GTTTTGAGTCGTGGAAGGCCAACTCCG AGACACGGTGCCTCGGCCTTTGATGAGCGAATTGAG ATAAGAAGACAGTCAACGTGGGAATTTGAAGTATTCAAAGGCCGGTGGAATAAAGCTATAGCTGCAGACAAAAGCTGGGTTGATCCATTTACCAGTGATAGAAAACGCTTGAGacataggaagaaaaagaatcaCTTTTCTTAA